Within the Magnetospirillum sp. ME-1 genome, the region CCCGGCGAGGCGGGGAACCAGTTCCTCCATCACCCGGCGGCGCTGGGCCATCTCGAAGCGGGGATGCAGCGCCGACAGCTTGACCGAGATGCCCGGCCCGGCCAGCGGCCCGGTGCCCCTGGCGGCGCGGCCCAGGGCGTCGATGGCCTCGCCATAGGCGCGGACGTAGGCGAGCGCCGCCTCGTCGGAACGCGCCGCCTCGCCCAGCATGTCGAAGGAATGGCGGTAGCCCTTGACCTCCCACGGGCGGGCATGGTCCAGGGCCTCGGCGATGGTGCGGCCCATGACGAACTGGCGGCCCATCAGCCCCATGGCCCGGCGCAGGGCTTCGCGCACCACCGTCTCGCCCAGACGCCCGGCGATCCGGCCCAGGACGGCCTTGCCGTCCTCCTCCAGGTGAAGCAGGCGGTCGCCCAGCATCAGAGCCCAAGTGGATGCGTTGACGAACAGCGAGGGCGAATGCCCCAGATGGCCGTCCCAATCGGCCGAGCCGATCTTGTCCTTGATCAGCAGATCGGCCGTCAGGTCGTCGGGAATGCGCAGCAGCGCCTCGGCCAGGCACATCAGCACCACGCCTTCGCGGGTGGACAGGCGGTATTCGTTCAAGAAACCGTCCAGGCCCAGGGAATGCCGGGTACTGCGCGCCCCGTCAACCAGTCTGACGGCGTGGTTGACGACGCGGCGGCGGGCCTCGTCCTCGAGTGGAATGGCGGCGGCCAGCCCCGACACCAGTTCGGCCTCGCTCCGCCCGGCGGCCAGATGGATGGCCTGGCGCTGGGCATCCGGGGCGGGCAGGGGCTGGTCGAGGATCATGGCGGCTATTCTTCGCGGGTCGACAGGCCAGCGGCCATGTAGACCGGACACCAGCCCAAGGCCGCCGACACCAGCGGCACGATGCCGATCCAGCCCCACGGGCCGATGAGGTCGGCCATGGCCAGCCCGATCATGGCCAGCCCCACCAGAACGCGGATCAGGCGGTCCTTGCCCCCCATATTGGCGTCCATCACACGGCCTCGACGGTGCAGGCCAGATTCATCTCGCCGGCGGTGTTGGCGACGGTGGTGAGGCAGGCCTCGGCGCGGGTGGGAATGCAGACCGAGAAGCGGGTGACGTAGATTCCCTGTTCCGGCAGCCTTTGGGCGTCCATGCGCACGATATTGGCCTGGAATTCGCCGAACACCTCGGACAGGCGGGCTACCAGGCCGGGGCGGTCGCCGCCCGACACCACCACCCGGTGGGTGATGGTTCCGGCCGGACCGTGGGCGGAATCCATCTCGAAGGGACGGACGGAGATGCGCGCCCCGGCCAGCAGGGGCAGGCGGGAAAGATCGGTCTCCACCTCGTCGGCCGATACCGAGGCCGGCAGGTCGCACACCGAGGTGAACTCGGCGCCGCTGCCCAGCATGGCGAAGCTGGTGTCTCCCAGGTCGGCTCCCAGGTCGAAAAGCCGCCCGGTGATGGCCGCGACCAGGCCGGTACGATCGGAACAGAATACGGAAACGAGAACG harbors:
- a CDS encoding glycine cleavage system protein R, translated to MATVLVSVFCSDRTGLVAAITGRLFDLGADLGDTSFAMLGSGAEFTSVCDLPASVSADEVETDLSRLPLLAGARISVRPFEMDSAHGPAGTITHRVVVSGGDRPGLVARLSEVFGEFQANIVRMDAQRLPEQGIYVTRFSVCIPTRAEACLTTVANTAGEMNLACTVEAV
- a CDS encoding YgaP family membrane protein → MDANMGGKDRLIRVLVGLAMIGLAMADLIGPWGWIGIVPLVSAALGWCPVYMAAGLSTREE